A region from the Coffea eugenioides isolate CCC68of chromosome 9, Ceug_1.0, whole genome shotgun sequence genome encodes:
- the LOC113782493 gene encoding golgin subfamily A member 6-like protein 22 produces MKTVTGQVVSTKPVSLSSAAKNLSAFASLEEENGASDAVRVYLKRASDAFNNLVQFHKELKAPHSNRKRKASQPLVVDTKIETLATVDKNPDEEKIKNVKSKGKRKKNRELEVNDEEPLKIEKDKGRIDEVNAVKRSEKKEKHKKNREFEPSTEGLLKIGQEADRLDKVKVQRSSDKNRKDKRAGQSELRNEEREQIEHSPDGVGEERKKKKHDKIVRGEDTEERDEGRNKAKQEIVEVERNIIDGVEGESVKRKDKKKKKKDEGEEDGENVGKKGKKNSQSEVRSEQREQIERSPDSGVGEERKKKKQEKIGRGEDREEIDKVKNNTKQEIVEIERDMDGVEGVKREIREKLEVIKMYNSVEKMLDEEFLLVDKNFALKRDSNSNLSPLMACPKSLQTYTSSLPSFSTHLITNYQPFLFSSSSFLWCKKKQRPLPFQASNSLPSSAIHTPIFKLPFPASTSILGCCLDQARRRKIAAAAAGVASDQGRRRNQLPFFFPPTTEPSKLTQKPQSQASFHLNVCCWVAAVGG; encoded by the exons ATGAAGACTGTCACAGGCCAAGTGGTATCAACAAAGCCAGTCTCTCTATCTTCAGCAGCCAAAAACCTCTCCGCCTTTGCCTCCCTGGAAGAGGAGAACGGAGCTTCCGATGCCGTCCGCGTGTATCTGAAACGCGCTTCTGATGCCTTCAACAACTTGGTTCAATTCCACAAGGAGCTAAAAGCGCCCCATTCGAATCGCAAACGTAAGGCATCTCAACCTCTTGTTGTTGATACAAAGATTGAAACTTTAGCCACCGTTGACAAAAACCCAGATGAAGAAAAGATCAAGAATGTGAAAAGTAAGGGCAAGCGGAAGAAAAATCGCGAATTAGAGGTAAATGATGAAGAACCGTTAAAGATTGAGAAGGATAAAGGAAGGATTGATGAAGTTAACGCCGTGAAAAGGtcggaaaagaaggaaaaacatAAGAAAAATCGCGAATTTGAGCCTAGCACTGAAGGCTTGTTGAAGATTGGCCAAGAAGCAGATAGGCTTGACAAAGTTAAGGTACAGAGAAGTTCGGACAAGAACAGAAAAGATAAGAGAGCTGGCCAATCGGAGTTAAGGAATGAGGAGAGAGAACAAATTGAGCACAGCCCTGATGGGGTTGGggaggaaaggaaaaagaagaaacatgACAAGATTGTGAGAGGTGAAGATACAGAGGAAAGAGATGAGGGTAGGAATAAGGCTAAGCAAGAGATTGTGGAAGTTGAAAGGAACATTATTGATGGAGTTGAAGGTGAAAGTGTGAAGAGGAAggataagaagaagaaaaagaaggatgAGGGTGAGGAGGATGGAGAAAATGTTggcaaaaaaggaaagaaaaatagcCAATCGGAGGTGAGGAGTGAGCAGAGAGAACAGATTGAGCGAAGCCCTGACAGTGGGGTTGGggaggaaaggaaaaagaagaaacaggAGAAGATTGGGAGAGGTGAAGATAGAGAGGAAATAGATAAGGTTAAGAATAATACTAAGCAAGAGATTGTGGAAATTGAAAGAGACATGGATGGAGTTGAAGGTGTCAAGAGAGAGATACGGGAGAAACTTG aggttataaaaatgtataattcAGTTGAGAAAATGCTAGATGAGGAATTTCTACTAGTAGATAAGAATTTCGCGCTTAAACGCGATTCAAATTCGAATTTGTCACCATTAATGGCATGCCCAAAAAGTCTTCAAACCTATACCTCTAGCTTACCTTCATTTTCAACCCATCTTATCACCAACTACCAGCCGTTTCTCTTCTCTTCAAGCTCGTTCCTCTGGTGCAAGAAGAAGCAGAGACCGCTGCCATTCCAAGCTTCTAACAGCCTTCCATCCTCAGCCATTCACACCCCAatcttcaagcttccatttccGGCTTCCACCTCCATTCTTGGCTGCTGTCTCGACCAAGCAAGGAGGAGGAAGATCGCTGCTGCTGCTGCCGGCGTTGCGTCGGACCAGGGGAGAAGGAGAAACCAGctgccatttttctttcctccaacCACAGAACCTTCCAAGCTGACTCAAAAACCCCAGTCCCAAGCTTCTTTTCACCTTAACGTTTGCTGCTGGGTTGCTGCTGTGGGTGGTTAG